A single Elaeis guineensis isolate ETL-2024a chromosome 15, EG11, whole genome shotgun sequence DNA region contains:
- the LOC105057960 gene encoding uncharacterized protein encodes MSYYNQQQPPVGVPPPQGYPPEGYGKEAYPPPGYPQQGYPPQGYAQGYPPQGYPQQGYPPPYAQAPPPQQQSSGPTFLEGCLAALCCCCLLDACF; translated from the exons ATGAGCTACTACAACCAGCAGCAGCCACCCGTCGGTGTCCCTCCTCCCCAAG GGTATCCACCGGAGGGGTATGGGAAGGAGGCCTATCCGCCGCCGGGGTATCCTCAGCAGGGATACCCTCCGCAAGGTTACGCGCAGGGGTATCCGCCTCAGGGGTATCCCCAGCAGGGCTACCCTCCGCCGTACGCCCAGGCTCCGCCTCCGCAGCAGCAGAGCAGCGGGCCGACCTTCCTCGAAGGATG CTTGGCCGCACTATGTTGCTGCTGCCTTTTGGATGCCTGCTTCTGA